In Deltaproteobacteria bacterium, the sequence GCGACAGGTTCTCGCCGCCGCGCACGATCACGTCGTCGATGCGGCCCTCGAGGAAGAGATACCCCTCGGCGTCGAGCGCGCCCGCGTCGCGGGTCGGGAACCAGCCGTCCTTCGTCATGCGCGACGCGAGGCCGAGGTACTCGCCCGAGACCTGCTCGCCGCGCACGTGGATCTCGCCCGAGACGCCGACCGGGCACGGCCGGCCCTCCTCGTCGCGCACCTCGATCTCGACGCTCGGGAGCGCGCGCCCGACCGACACCAGCCGGCGGCGGATCGCCGCATCGTCGCTCGCGGCCGCTTCGCGATGATCCTCGGGGCCGAGCACGGTGATGGTGGAGCTCGTCTCGGTGAGACCGTACGCGTTGGTGAACGCGGTCGCCGGCATGAGCTCCATGGCGCGCTCGATCACCGGCTGCGGCATCTTGCCGCCGCCGTACGACACGGCGCGGAGGTGCGGCAGCGCCGCTCCGTCGCGCGCGAGCACGTCGACGACGCGGGTCAGCATGGTCGGCACGACGAACGCGTGCGTCACGCGCTCGGCCCGCGCCGTCGCGACCCAGGTCTCGGCGTCGAAGCTCGACAGCTGCACGACGCGCCGCCCGGAGTAGACGGAGCTCAAGATCGCCGCCATGCCCGCGATGTGGTACGGCGGCACGCTCACGAGGGCCGCGTCGCTCTCGTCGGCGGCCCCGAACTCGACCGATCCGAAGATGTACGAGACGAGGTGCTTCTGC encodes:
- a CDS encoding AMP-binding protein, with translation MNLMMLLEMAAEGFGDRVALQNAGERLTYAELFKAAGAAAHAVAGSGAERLAVLDVNSLAVPVGLFAAAWAGVPFVPLNYRLTGKELDALLGSIAPAYLVTDAGRAGALASAVRAVADREGFLAAARASAARAPEWSMDADAIGILLFTSGTTGAPKAAVLRQKHLVSYIFGSVEFGAADESDAALVSVPPYHIAGMAAILSSVYSGRRVVQLSSFDAETWVATARAERVTHAFVVPTMLTRVVDVLARDGAALPHLRAVSYGGGKMPQPVIERAMELMPATAFTNAYGLTETSSTITVLGPEDHREAAASDDAAIRRRLVSVGRALPSVEIEVRDEEGRPCPVGVSGEIHVRGEQVSGEYLGLASRMTKDGWFPTRDAGALDAEGYLFLEGRIDDVIVRGGENLS